Part of the Salmo salar chromosome ssa10, Ssal_v3.1, whole genome shotgun sequence genome is shown below.
tgtattgcctagtgtatttttctgagcgcagaaCTAAGGTTaatgcaaagtgtgctttcccagtaaagttattttgaaatctttcacagcgttagcacaaaggagatgttcatctataattctttgaataacagtttaatattttatcaacgtttatgacgagtatttttgtaaattgtagcgctgattcaccgacagtattgaggcaaaatattttctgaacgtcacgtgccaatgtaaaatgctgtttttagatataaatatgaacttgatctaacaaaaaatgcatgtattgtgtaacatgatgtcctaggagtgtcatctgatgaagatcgtcaaaggttagtgcttcatttagctgtgttttgggtatttgtgatgcatgctagttgcttggaaatggctgtgtggttatttgtgtctatgtactctaacataatctaatgttttgctttcgctgtaaagccttttggaaatcggacgacgttgttcgattcaggagaagtgcatctataaaatggtgtaaaatagcccTATGTTTGataactttgaattatgacatgatttgtcactggctgttgaatagtgtgggacgattgcgtcccacctaccctagagaggttaaatcctGTAATATTCATCTGTATGCAATACATTTGTAGGCTATTGCACCGACTGTTAACCAAGCAATGTTAAAGCTGCAATctgattttgttgcattacagaaAGCTCTTGATTTAAAACTTGTACTTAATGCAGGCAAAACTAAATACATACTCTAATTCACTGAAAAATGTCTCAGATGGGCTACAGTCTTTCATTGGATGGCTCTCATTGAGCGGGTTCCTGCCTATAAATATCTGTCCGTTTGGATTGATAAAGATCTAACGTTTAACAAAATATACTGACGACCTTGTTAAAAAGCTAAGATTTAAAGtgtatttaaaaaagaaaaagaaaaaaagatcTTGCCTCTCCATTaacagcaggaagcagattgtgcAGTCAACTTTCCTGACAGTTCTTGACTACGGTGACACCATTTaccagaatgcagcagccactaCTCTCAAACCATTGGATGCAGTCGACCATAGCGCCCTTCGTGTTATtacaggtgacagttttaatattcatcactgcatcctgtatcagaAGGTCAGCTGGACCTCATTAAAGTTCTGTAGATCACTTCATTACTCCCTTCTTTTTTGCAAAGCTCtgctccacaagcttccaacataaCTCACTTCACTGTTGAAATACAAAAATATGAGCTACCACACTcattcacagggttggttaactcttgagttCCCACTTGTGTCCACAAAGTTAGGTAAATCCGTCTTTAGTTTTAACGCGCCAGTTACCTTGCAGAGCAAATTACACCTGGATTCCCTGGTGCCGATTGGGTAGTTTAAAACTGTTTAATGAAGTGTGCAATTGTTTCAATTGACCATTATAACTTGGAATAACCTGATGTAATGTATTTATAGCTGTCTTGTAGTTTATCTTTTTGTTGCAAATGAGACATGACACTGGTCTCAGTTGGGCTACATTGAATAAATAACAGTAAATAAAAGGTAGAGCATAACTTCCTAATGTACTGTTAGACACAATCTGTCTTCATACCTGTGTGCTAGTGCCAAGCTTCTGGAAAATCTCGTAGATCTGGTCCTTGAAACCCCGGCTCAACATCTCATCAGCTTCATCCAGGACAAACATCTTGATGTACTTAGCAGCTGAGGGGGAAGATGAGCACTTGGTTTAGACAAAACTTGAACACAAAAATGAAATGTCAATACTCTTCATTAAACAGAAACATACAGCTGTAAACAATGTTAAGAAAAGTTTGACAAACGATTGTTATCTGAACAAATCTGGcaacaaaaataaatatactgctcaaaaaactaaaagggaacactaaaataacacatcctagatctgaatgaatgaaataatcttattaaatacttttttctttacatagttgaatgtgctgacaacaaaatcacacaaaaataatcaatggaaatccaatttatcaacccatggaggtctggatttggagtcacactcaaaattaacctcaatgggcaaggcgggacgaattcgtcccacctacgtaacagccacctgaattcagtggcgcgatttttgaatcgtttgaaatactattacttcaatttctcaaacatatgactattttacagctatttaaagacaagactctccttaatctaaccacactgtccgatttcaaaaaggctttacaacgaaagcaaaacattagattatgtcaggagagtgcccagccagaaataatcagacacccatttttcaagctagcatataatgtcacaaaaacccaaaccacagctaaatgcagcactaaccttttatgatcttcatcagatgacacacctaggacattatgttatacaatacatgcatgtctgttcaatcaagttcatatttatataaaaaaacagcttttgacattagcatgtgacgttcagaaaaagcatacccccgcaaacttccggggaatttactaacagtttgctaaattactcacgataaacgttcacaaaaagcataacaattattttaagaattatagatacattactcctctatgcactcgatatgtccgattttaaaatagcttttcggatgaagcacattttgcaatattctaagtacatagcccagccatcacggctagctatttagacacccggcaagattagccttcaccaaaatcctatttcctataagaaaaatgttcttacctttcctgttcttcgtcagaatgcactcccaggacttctacttcaataacaaatgtaggtttggtcccaaataatccatcgttatatccaaatatcctctgttttgttcgtgagttctagacactatacgaatggtaaataacggtcgtgcgcatggcgcgacaaaaaatgtctaaatattccattaccgtacttcgaagcatgtcaaccgctgtttaaaaccaatttttatgccatttatctcgtagaaaagcgataatattccgaccgggaatctgcaataagctaaacagccgaatgaaatttctccacgggggcgaatcgtgcacgcgcctcattcaatggtcctctgatcggccacttggataaggcgataatctgtttcagccagaggctgcctcgtcatcgttcaggtttttcccgggttctgagagcctattggagccctgggaattgtcacgttacagctaagatccttactcttcaataaacagatgcaagacgcacgactccttgtcagacaggccacttcctgcatgaaaccttgtcaggtttttgcctgccataggagttctgttatactcacagacaccattcaaacagttttagaaacttcagggtgttttctatccaaacctgaacaataatatgcatattctagcttctgagttggtgtaggaggcagttaaaaatgggcacatattttttcccaaattctcaatactgccccctagcccaaacaggttaaagtggaaaaccacactacaggctgatccaactttgatgtaatgtccttaaaacaagtcaaaatgaggctcagtagtgcgtgtggcctccacgtgcctgtatgacctccctacaacgcctggacatgctcctgatgaggtggcggatggtctcctgagggatctcctcccagacctggactaaagcatccgccaactcctggacagtctgtggtgcaacgtggcgttggtggatggagcgagacatgatgtcccagatgtgctcaattggattcaggtctggggaacgggcaggccagtccatagcatcaatgccttcctcttgcaggaactgctgacacactccagccacatgaggtctagcattgtcttgcattaggaggaacccagggccaactgcaccagcatacaggggtctgaggatcttatctcggtacctaatggcagtcaggctacatctggcgagcacatggatggctgtgcggccccccaaagaaatgccaccccacaccatgactgacccaccgccaaaccggtcatgctgcaggatgttgcaggcagcagaacgttctccacggcgtctccagactccgtcacgtctgtcacgtgctcagtgtgaacctgctttcatctgtgaagagcacatggcgccagtggcgaatttgccaatcttggtgtccgctggcaaatgccaaacgtcctgcacggtgttgggctgtaagcacaacccccacctgtggacctcgggccctcataccaccctcatggagtctgtttctgaccgtttgagcagacacatgcacatttgtggcctgctggaggtcattttgcagggctctggcagtgctcctccttgcacaaaggcggaggtagcggtcctgctgctgggttgttgccctcctacggcctcctccacgtctcctgatgtactggcctgtctcctggtagcgcctccatgctctggacactacgctgacagacacagcaaaccttcttgccacagctcgcattgatgtgccatcctggatgagctgcactacctgagccacttgtgtgggttgtagactccgtctcatgctaccactagagtgaaagcaccgacagcattcaaaagtgaccaaaacatcagccaggaagcataggaactgagaagtggtctgtggtccccacctgcagaaccactcctttattggggtgtcttgctaattgcctataatttccacctgttgtctattccatttgcacaacagcatgtgaaatttattgtcaatcagtgttgcttcctaagtggacagtttgatttcacagaagtgtgattgacttggagttacattgtgttgtttaagtgttccctttatttttttgagcagtgtacatggaCATCACTCACAGAGGAACTTGCGGTTCAACATGTCGAACACGCGGCCTGGTGTTCCAACCACTATGTTGGGAGCCTCAGCCTGGAGCTTTGTCACCTCGTTCCGGACGTTGGTTCCGCCGATACAGGCATGGCACGAGGCTCCCATGTAGTCGCCGAGGGCCAGGATCACCTTTTGGATCTGTTGAAGAGGGGGGAAGTCAAACTCAAAgccagcagttgtcacaaagtactTTTACTGTAACACAGCCTAGACTAGGGAGCAAGCAGAAGCACAGTGGCCAAGGAAAGCTTCCATTGGCACGTATTTGTTTACATGTCCATGGTCTCTTAGTAGGTAGGGCAAACCCATTTTGGTGATTTTTGGTATATCATTCAAATCACAGCATGTTTTTGGACTCATTGAGCAGTTATTACCTGATTAAGAACAATACAAAATGTTGAAAGTTGAATTTATAAAACTAACGTTAAATGATGCTGTCGCTGCTTCCTGataaaacattgataaaataacCCAATGTCAAATCACAGCTTGAAAGTGTCCAaatcaatatgcagaaacagtttgtgatatttgtatttattatggatcccttgAATGAGTCCAAAAACATGCTGTGgttgagatagatagatagatatctctctcaacacattgtgtgccctcaggccactaccaCACCCATATGTAGATGTGTATAGAGCATATGTTGTCATGCGTATGcatcttcacagtccccactgttcaaTAAGGTGTGAAAAACGAAATGTACCATCTACACATACATGTGCAACAATAGTGATATCACttgcatttttttcttcttctgacgAGCACTTTATAaaactgcacacacacaacaaaaacactTGTTTTGACAAGTGGCAATAAATAACTCATCGATGAGGGAGAGATATGCGCTGTGGAAACTACCACAAAAACTGGGGATATTTTCACATCACAGGTTGGAGAACACAGCCAGCTACATTTTGAGATTGGGGTCACCGAAACAGAAAAGCAACACTGTCAATCACTCAAATCgattatcatgttgaaatcaattgtgagagaggggggagatgagcttacacattctgttaaaactaacagctcaaaaagctGAGGAATCTGGCAATAATgtttacatcactggttagagaacAATTGGTAGAAGactgctagctacattttgaagtgttgcattttgattcaagtgggtcgccAATGCAGTAAGTAACGCAACACTTTTTTGTTAATCACTTTCATCGATATCACCTAAAATCAATAGAACTGGGGCAAACATTTGGGGTGTAGAGCAATTTAAACTAATACCATTCAAAGGCCACACGGAAACCTGGAATAATAACCTATAAATGGTTGGTTAGATGAGAACTTGTAGAAGGCTTAAAATCTGTGTTTTGAAACGTTGGATGCTTATTTTGGGAGGCTGCCATCATGGGAAAGTGAACAAACCACTTTTTCTGGTAGCTTCAACTAATCATGACGCGGCATAGGATATTAACAGTGACAACTGTTGGCTGCTATTTAAAGCCAGGTGTACACTGAGCCTCTCACATTAAAAACTACCGTCTTTCCTGTAGTGTTTAGCCAACTAAACAACGTGGCACACTAAACAACGTGGCACAGATGGGGGTCACACACTACAAGATTCTTCACTCGGTTGTGAGAATTCTCGACACCACGCCGTCTCACGAAAACAACAATGGGATTAGATTTAACACAGCTACAACGAGCTGTGTCTCAAAGCAGCCTCAAACgttttcagtcagacattcacgCGTCCCATACAGAGTTGAAATATCTAGCCAACATTGTCAATTGAACAACATTGCTTGTGAACTTCAGAGCTGTAACAATGACTATTTGGCTTTGGCTAAAGACAACTACAACtgcatactagtagtagtcattgcACCTGCTTGAGAGTACACATTCTGGGTGATGCGAAACAAGGTCAACTCCCTGGCTGCTTCTCTGGCGAGCTCTCATTGGCTATTGCTAATGACCATTCTCAAAATGTGTCCTTGCACATCTCGCACTAAAAGAGCATTGCAAATTGTGCCGATAAAAATCAAACAGGTTTGAAAATATCGGGATGTCTGGGACTGCTCAAAGACTAGATTGGTAGCCCTCAGATTGTGTCTGACCTGTTCACATTAAACGAGTGTCGGTGATAGCTGCACCCTTCAAGTAGGCGACGACATGGGGATTTTGTTTCTCCGATCTCAAAAACTTCTGGGACAGCTAAATCGGGGCCAAAATCGTGTAACGTACCCCCGGCTTAAGTGATCATTTTTCTGTCACATCCGTGTATTGGTGTGTGGCCAGTGACTTTTATAGAGAGAATGTCCCTGATTGTTTGTGTCTTATGAGAGTTTGAAAATGAACTCAGTTCCAAGTCCTGCGCACCCCATTGGTTTTGTACAGTTTATTATGCGAAGTTAATGACCTGTTTTAAGCAATTGATCTTATGTCACCAATTGATCTTATATCATTGTGATGACTACAGTTTTATACCATCACCAATTTTATACCACCACCAATCTGAGCAAAAAAAGGATGTAGATTTCCACTACATTTTATGGGATGAAAATGCAAGCTTGTGTAAGGCAGTAAAACCTGTCCACATTAAGGAAATTAGCGCAATATAAAATAATTCAAACGTCAATTTAAGATGTTATGTTGCCTGCTCTATTGATTACAAATTGAACCATTCAGAGTTTCAAAGGACACTTCAAGATTTTTCAGAgtaagatgaactcatggataccatttctatgtctctgcatgcagttaGAAGGAAGATGCTAACTAGCGCTAGCGCAATGTCTGGAAGTCTATGCTACCTACTAGCTTGATAGTACTAGTAGATAGCGCAATGACTTGAAGTCTATGGTAACACTAGCTGGCATTGGCTCACTAAACTACCTCTAATAttcttcatactggatgcagacaTAAAAATGGAATCcttgagttcatctgactctggggaagtagataaagcgcttcactgccaaaatcccaaagaatCCCTTTGAAAATGCTCTCAAACAATTTAACCAGGCGCTCTAGAGCCTCCATAGTGTCAGTGCAGTAGCCTGAACATTTGACTTCCCTAATCTAAGTCACATTTTAAGTACTTCCATGTTCAAGATAATTTTAGCATACATGTTCATTAGTTTGTTAGTTGTCATCAGACAAGCAACAATACTTTTGTAACTCATGAGTTTGTGCCCTTAACATGAACCAGCCTGTTGCTCACTGCACAGGCAATTGGGAAGAATCTCTCTCATCCTGACAGATACAAGACTCAGTCCCACTCAAACACACCGCCTTGCCCAGTGACAGGGGTGGCACATTACAGCATCAGGCTACAGGGTTTGATTCACACAATGGAGCAGAGTCAAGCCAAGCTGTACTGTGCTGGCTATTCATCCACCATAGGTTGCTAGAACACTGCTGAAAGGCCCACGTGATATTAAAATATCAGATCCAGCATGGTACGTTTGAGTTGGCACGAAAGTGTGTAAAGGGTACAGAAGTTGCATTTAATGTGGACTGTTTTTAGGGCaatttaagtgtgtgtgtaacctgccTGCTGAGCCAGCTCTCGGGTGGGGGCGAGGACCAGGGCCTGGGTGCCCTTAAGCTCGATATCAATCTGCTGGAGGATGGAGATGGCGAAAGTGGCAGTCTTCCCTGTGCCAGACTGGGCCTGTGCAATGACATCATAACCTGGTGGGGAATGAAGGCTGGTATTCATTAGTGGACACCATAACAAAACactaacataaaaaaaaaatcaggtgtttcttattggacaaattcagaccGGTCCCTCCCAGTTGGTTCCAAGTGAATATGACCATGGATAAGTTTTATAGGCATTTGGTTCACTGTTTAGACTCATGATTAAGAAAGTCTCCAAACCTGACATGTAGGATGCAATGGAATAAATAAAAGCCAGTGTACTAATGTTCCACATAGAAATTAAGATGATTAATTAAGTATAGAAGCAACTTCCGTCAACAACAACTTATGCTAGATATTAACAGAAAAAGACCACAACAAAAATCAACACTATTGGCATTGAAGTTCTACCCATCTTGGAAATGAACATGCATGCAGAGGTCTCCCACAGACAATATCCTTTGTGTGGGAGTTGATTTTAGGAAACTTCAACTTACCCTTGATACAAGGGAGGATGGCCCTCTGCTGAATGGCAGATGGTTTCTCAAAACCATAGGCATAGATTCCTCTCAGGAGAGTCTCACGCAGGGCCATCTCATCAAAGCTGTCCACAATCTCATTCCAGTTACTCtgtggagagagaaaaataccagacCACGGTTAGTCTATATAGTACCCAGATACTGTACTCCTTACACAGATTGCCAGTACTGTTTTACTGCCAAAGGAGAGATGGAAAACCAAGCAAGACCCTGATTGTGGGCAAGAGATGTATGCATCTTCTCCTCCACCCCATTGGACTACATGCCATTCAAATATTCAACAATTTAACTGGTCCTTCACCCAACTTTTGACAAACTTGCCTgacacaaacaaaacatttaactTTACCTCAATGATGCCATCTGGCTCCATGCCCTCAGGGCCATTGTCTCTGTTGGAGAGGTCTCTGGAGGAAACGTCCACATGTCAATACTAGATGATACGTGTTTCATAACACATTAGCAAATTCTAATGATATCATGAACAAAAACATTTCTAACCAGTAATGTATCAGGGGTCTAATGCCAGAGTTTATGATTGTAATGGGGATGACATGCCTGAATACATCTAGAAGGTGTTTGatgccagagagagagtgattgtaATGGCATGACATGAAGTGCCAATGACTGCATCGAGGACCCCCATGTATAATAAACTCGCATAAGATGGTGGTGCTGGCGACCAACGATGCAGAAGTTGGGGCGCACACACAACCAACATTTGTGACGCCactcaatttaaaaaatatatatatttcattatGTCTTCCCAATGCAGACGACTCGAACACGCCCATGCAGTTACTTGCACTCAGAGAGATTTTGAATAGAATAATGGTCATGGTGGATACATTGGTGGTGCTTCTCTGGCTGGTTAGGCCCGAGTGCTCATGGTGGATAACAAATTGGTGGGGGTTCGCTAGCTAACTAGGCCCGAGTGGAAATGGAAATGATTAAACTACTAACCTTGGCTAGCTAACAAGCAAAACGACGCATTCAACAGGGATAGCTAACCATACTAATTGGAAGTAGCAGTCACTCAACCGGATGGCCCATCCGATAGAAAATCCTTCAATTTTGTAataaagaaaaaaatacaaataacgcACCGCCACCAGGCCTAGCGACCCTTTACCCGAAAAGCATGTGCTCGTAGCGCACAAGGTTAGCTGAAAGGGTTGCTCCACCAAAAGAACAAGCGACCCAGCAAACTCGTACGCATAATATTTCGGATAACAACTGTAGCTAGCGAGACACTAGCTACCTGGAGTTGGTGTTAACGTCTGTTAGCTAATGTAGCTAAACGTGACCAAAGACACTGCTGGACAGAAACTAATTTGTTTACCATGGCGGGGCTCGCTGGTGAGACAGGCCACCATTTTCCCGCAACCCCTGTCTGGTGTTCGCCTGCCAAATTATAACTAGTTAGCCATCTTAACCGATGTTAGCAGTTCGCCTTCACCGAGCATTACTCGATTAACGTTCGTGGGCTGGCCAGCAAATCAGTGTTTACAATAATACAGGGCACAATATGAGCCAACTACCTAGCTAACATGGTATAACGTGAAAAATGTACTACGGGCTTGCAGTTAAACCTGGCCAGCTAGCTAGTGGCTCCAACACGGCTACCACTAGCTAGTTTACAgttgctaacgttagttagcactAAAGCGACAGCACAAGGAAACCATTAATGTTTCATTTTTATAAAGGAATTGCGGGGCAGACGGGTTATTTCATCGAGCCATGTATAACTGGTCATAATAAAACAATGGAACAATTTGCAGGATTCTTTACCTCTCTTCATAATCTGCCGACATTATCACAAAGGGCGAATACGCCGCGAAAATGTTTTATATACCACAACGTGGTTTGGAAAGCTCAAGTTTTGATTGCTGAAGGGGACTATCATTCAATATTGGCAACACCCAGAGTCATATGTTTAAACCCATTGTGACATATTATTGGCTATCTAAGAAGTCACTAAACGTATGGTGTCCGCCTTTATTTGACCATAATAGGAGCGAAAAGGAGGACTCGACATTGGGCTCCTCCCCAGCAACAACACCATTGGAAGCAGAGACCCTAATAAATGACTAAGTCTATGATTAGAACCAACATAACGAACAATGCTTTCATTGGATTTGTTGATTATGAGGCATAATACAATAAATACACTATTTGAACTCCACTAGCCATTACCTTATCACAAGATAGACAATTAGAAACCATGTTTCATAAAATGTATACAAATAAACTGAACATAAGGTTGTGTCCCATCAAGACTTTCCAACTCTGTAACACTGGCTATCCCCCAACCCTCAATGACACCAAGGACAAAAAAAATATTACTTTGTTTAGTGTCCTCATAGGATCTCATGAGAGTACACTACATTTGGCCTAAATCAACAAAAGGAACAAATAATCAGATATGAAAGTGAGTGGTTGTGAGGAAGAAAAAAAAGCAACAACGTCCATATTGTAAAAATGGTGATACCTAGAGAGCTAGGGGAAGGGAAGTGTGAATAGTCTTCATCTTTTTTCATTATGTGATAGCTAGTTGTTTCAATATAACTCACAGTGAGAGCTTGCAATGACAACTGTTTGTACATTAGTCTCCTTAACTTTGGCATATCCAGCTGGCCAAAACTGAAAGGCTGCTCCAAGGCTAGGAACTTACAGTACTGTGGGGGGAACAGTGTGAACTAAAGTTAATGTCAATATCAATAGCAAATGCAATGATATAGTAGAGTACTGTTTTTATGACAGATATCAAAGCAAATTACTTTGCTACCGGTATGTGTGTAGCATACCGGTAGCAAAGTAATTTGGAAACAACGTTTTTGAACAACATGACTGAATAGACAGATGGTGCTTTAGGTTCTGTTGATACTGAAATAGGAATAATGATATTAAAGATAACCCACCTGCAGGACAAATGCACCATTGTCACTGTCATTGTTCTACATGCCCACGTTCTGGGAAACACATATAAACATGGGATCAACAACAGCAATCACAAAAACATGGTATCTATCACAAATAAACCACAACAAATAAACATTGCCTACCAAAAACCTCAAAGCCATCTTACCTTTTTGAAGAAAcccttcatttattttattttttattttatttaaacctttatttaactaggcaagtcagtgaagaactatttcttat
Proteins encoded:
- the LOC106560692 gene encoding eukaryotic initiation factor 4A-I; this encodes MSADYEERDLSNRDNGPEGMEPDGIIESNWNEIVDSFDEMALRETLLRGIYAYGFEKPSAIQQRAILPCIKGYDVIAQAQSGTGKTATFAISILQQIDIELKGTQALVLAPTRELAQQIQKVILALGDYMGASCHACIGGTNVRNEVTKLQAEAPNIVVGTPGRVFDMLNRKFLSAKYIKMFVLDEADEMLSRGFKDQIYEIFQKLGTSTQVVLLSATMPQDVLEVTKKFMREPIRILVKKEELTLEGIRQFYINVEKEEWKLDTLCDLYETLTITQAVIFINTRRKVDWLTEKMHARDFTVSALHGDMDQKERDLIMREFRSGSSRVLITTDLLARGIDVQQVSLVINYDLPTNRENYIHRIGRGGRFGRKGVAINMVTEEDKRTLRDIETFYNTTVEEMPMNVADLI